Proteins co-encoded in one Arachis stenosperma cultivar V10309 chromosome 7, arast.V10309.gnm1.PFL2, whole genome shotgun sequence genomic window:
- the LOC130939744 gene encoding vacuolar protein sorting-associated protein 41 homolog, translating into MKPELFDFIDKYNLQDSIHEKVVQLMMLDCKRAVPLLIQHRDLISPQEVVKQLLNADVKCDCRYFLHLYLHSLFEVNPHAGKDFHDIQVLTDSSHALLL; encoded by the exons ATGAAACCAGAACTCTTTGATTTCATTGATAAATATAACCTACAAGATTCAATCCATGAAAAG GTTGTCCAATTGATGATGTTGGATTGCAAGCGTGCAGTTCCTTTATTGATCCAGCATAGGGACTTAATAAGTCCACAAGAAGTTGTGAAGCAACTTCTAAATGCTGATGTTAAGTGTGACTGCAGATACTTTTTACATTTGTATCTCCATTCACTATTTGAAGTAAATCCGCATGCTGGGAAAGACTTTCATGATATACAG GTTTTAACAGACTCTAGCCATGCCCTGCTTTTGTAA